AAACGGGGCTGTTCCAAACGAATGGAAGATGAGATTTTTCTGATGCATTGAAATCTTAATCCAAATCCAATTCCCATTACATAAACAGAgcctcttttttcttctttttagttcttacatttcaCTTATCACACAATTAACACACCTTGCTGAAACCATTCGAATGCTCTTTACCTCAATTCACTGATTCACTCTCTTTCGTGAAAAccttctatttttaattttcaaccTCTTTCTTCTCACTCACTCTCATCACTCCAAAACAAAACCCTAGACTTCCTCCAATCTCCGATTCTCGCTTTCTACTTTGCTGCACCCTTGCGGTAAGTTGCGGATGCTTCCACAGTGATTCAGCTTCTTTTGAACCGCAAATGTCGATTGGAATAATCACCGTGTTGTCATTGTCCTAGTTGTGCACTGTTAAaacttgtttaaaaaaaaacactatttttatttcatgtttttttctttctttattagAATTAAAGCATATGTTGCAaagttttcttcttcttttagaAGTAACAGTGTTTGCAGGATTTGAATGATTGGATTTCGTTCAACTAAGAATTGCTCAGAGTTTTGTTTTCTGTGTTTATTCAGGGGATGCTTTTTGGAGGCTTGGATTGAATGTGTGAAACAAAACTAGTGgagaattttttgttttagttttgGTGCTTCAAGtggtttttctatttttgtgtTAGTTGCTGTTAGAttggtagttttagttcaaCAGCAATTGGCGTTGGAGTGAGAATTTTGCAtatataagataagatagatgtATCATCAAGTGAGCCATGGCCCTTCTTTAGGACAAGGTGGTTCTCACCCTCCTCCGCCGCCTCCGCCGAATGCTTATCAACAGCAACAACCTCCGCATCATCATCATAATCGTAATCCTCCACCTCCACCACCACAGTTTCAGCAGGGTGGTCCTATTCCGGTTCCACAAGGTCATCATATGTACCTACATGGTCATGGACCACCCAATGCACCTTCCACTAGTTCTGTGAATCTTCCCTTTCAAGCTCCACCTGGAATGGTGCAAAGTGCAGGGCAGTATGGGAACGGCATGGCGGCACAAACATTTACTAGCGTTGGACAGAATTTAGGGGCTCAGAGTCATCACATTCCGCCATCTCCTCCTCCTGTGCCACCATCTAGAGCACTACCACCTCCGCCGCCGCTGCCTGCATCTTCCCAGGGGGAAATTTTGTGTAAACCTCCTTTTGGTCTGCCTCCACCACCCCCTGCTGGATATATTGGGAATTATCAAGTTCCTCCTGTTGCTCCCCCGCTGCCGCCACTGCCATCCTCTCCACCGCCTATTCTGCCCCCTGCCCCTCCTATGACTTCCACCTCTGGCGAGGTTTCTGGCACTGAGTTGAAGGCTGTGGATTCGGTTGAAAAAGGTGTGGCTTCCTATCCATCTGGTATTGCATCTATATGCAATTATGATCCTAATGGGGAGAGTGGAAGTTGCAGAGAGTTTGCTGCTTCTGCTGATAGAAATGAACTATTGTCAAATAAAAGTGGAAATTTGGATCCTCCCCCACCTCCGCCATCAGAAGAAAAAACTGTTCAGAAGATTGAAGCTTTATGTCAGCTTATTGCTGAGAATGGTCCTGATATTGAAGACAAGATTCGTCAAGAGGAGTTTCAGAATCCTGAGTATCAGTTTTTGTTTGGTGGTGACCGAACTGAAGCTGCAATCTCCCACACGTATTTCCTCTGgatgaagaagaaatacaaTTTGGAAGATAGATGGCATGAGAAGAAAGCTGAACCACAGTTAAGACCTCTATCAGTAGACTCTATGGGGCCACTGTATCATCTGCATGTTGCAACCGAAAATGCTGATTCTGACATGGAGATGGAAGGTCAGTTTGCTTTGTTGTGAACTACTGAATAAGCATTTGCATAATTGGTTTAGTACTTCTGATATAAAGTTTTTATTactacttttattttcttttgcttggaTGCTCTATAATGTAGAGGATGCAGTTTAGAGAGTAAAATGTAGAGTTGATGATAAACACTGATGGTAGGATATACTTTATAAAGTAAAATCTAGAGTTGATAACCCTTGATGGAAAAGCCAATGCCCAGTgaaatggagtttttgaaaataCAAGCACCTAGATAACAAATTATGAGTACACTAGAACCCACCATTTTAAAATTGGCTATCATACATTATTACTTACACTTTTATCTCTTAACAGTACTATAAATGGCCTTTAGGACGAATATTTCACCTGTTTAAGTCGGATATGCTGCTTTCTCCAAAGTGCATGTAGCAGATTAGGAAAAAGAATAATGTCTTGTATAGTTGCTAATTTGTTTTGGCTCTTTTAGTTTTGTGGATGATGCCTCATAGAAGTCAGAAAATTGGCCGGGGCCCAGGAGAAAAAGTAGTGACCTAAACGTAGTCATAGCATGGCTATTAGAGTTACttcatatatcttttatttttgaatttcttaccATTTTTTGAGATGATAATCTGATctactttatttaattttgtgttTGGGTTAAGATGATATCACTCTTTCCGACAAGGACCAGGGACCAAATTATGCAATTGAAGCTCTAactcagcagcctcatcaggttGGTGAGGAATGTAAAATGAATGAGAATACACATCAGTTGCAGAATTCAACAGAGAACGATCCCTCCAACGACATTTTAGCCAATGGTTCATCAACACGTGGATCCATGGGAATCAGCAACCAACATGAAGGTTCCAGTTCATATAAAGCCCTGCTAATAATGTTTGATTATCATTTCCTTTTGATTGGTTACACATGATTTTTCACTCACTCAAGTATTAATGCTGATGATTGATATTTATTTACATTAGGCACACTGGTAATTTTTAATTGCACCGCAAGTCGTAGAACTGGAATTCTTTAGTGTCTAGTGCTGAATACACGCAGTATTAATTTTGAGTGGTTGAAGTCTTTCTTTTCTCACTATAAGCACTGAGCTTGATTGGATTTGCATGCATTAAGTGTAGAaattatttattacatatagaACTTTCTCTAACattcacttttgtattttattacaTTACATGTTCAATGCTTCTTTGATTTGATAGTTATGAACTATAATTGTCAGTGTGTCATTAAAGAAGTGAGATTATAATTCCTGATACAAAATGTCGAAAGTGGTAGAATATTTGGAGTGCTCTGTTAGTATGTTATTCGATAACAAATTCATCTTAGAGCTAACTCTTGAGATATCCATTATTCAAGGTATTTGCTGCCTGTGTTAATATGGATCTTTAATAAAATACAGGACCTGGGAATATCTCCAATTTTGAAGAAATGAAATCTGCAATATCAGTTACCAAGGTTCATAGTCCTGTGAATGGATCAAGTGAAGTGGCTAAAGTCCCCCTTGGCACAGGTTTTGAGAAATCTGCAGCTCCTCTAGCAGAAGGTTTCATTCGAAATGGGACTTCTGATCTTGTGGAAGCCATTGATGCTGATAGAGATTCTGGACAACTTATAAGGAGTGGCAGCCCAATAAAGCTACTTCAAGATTATGCTTCTGATGATACTTCAGGTAATGAAGATGAAATATCAGCAGGAGCTGCCAGTGGTGTTTCAATTGCGCATAAAGATTCCAGGAGTCGCTTAGAGACTGATATTGGATCCAAGACTCCCTCCGGTACACAAAAGGGGTTTGGACAGCTCTCTGAAACAACTCTGGATAATTTAGTACAAAAATCTAAGGAACTCATTGAAGATTACCATGAAAATCAGGTGTCTGTTGCTGCTTCCTATGAAACCATCGCAGTGAAAGATAAGTTAGGTAGTAAAAGTAACAATGCTGAACCGGAGGATGAAAGGAAATCCTCAAAGTTTGAAAAGAATATCTTGAAGGTAGATAAATTTGGAAGGCATCCCAAAGAAGCTCCTACAGATAGTGACTCCGAGTCTGATGATTCTCACTATCGTCAGACTAAGAGGGGAAGCAAAAGAGGCAGAGGGAGGAGTCGCAGCAGATCTCCTGAACACAGAAGTCGGAGTAGGAGtaggaggaggagaaagagtCCCCGGAGGAGAAGGGATAGAAGAAGCCGATCTCGAAGGTATGGACTTCTACTGTGTTGCATTTTAGGATCCCTGATTGCCTACCTGTTAACTTGAATCTTGCCCCCGACCAAGTATAGAATGTGCAAGCTGTTTTTTGTATCAACTAATTGAAACTAAACTTGTTCCTGTTGGTGAGGATAATCCGTCTTTCTTTTCATTTAGAGTTTCGATCTTGATTGCGTCATTTGTCTGCTTGAAGAATATAGTTTTGGCTAATCTCAATTTGTTGGTTTCAGCCGGTCTCCTCGATATCGTAGAAGCAGGAGTAGGTCTCCAATCTTAAGACGAACAGGGGACTTTGGTGGTGAGAATGTGAAAAGGGACAGGGGCCAATGCTTTGGCTTCGTTCGGGGAAAGTGCCATCGTGGAGCATCTTGTAGGTTCTCTCACCATGAATCTGACAAGAATGTTCGTTTGAGGCGCCATAGGAATAAATATGACCAAGAAGTCCATTCTCAAGCAAAACATGTTAGTGATGGTATAAGAAGTCAGGGTGTGGATCAAAAGCAGGAgagaaatgaaaaagaaaattctgTTAGGCATGCAAATCTGCCTAATACTTCTGGTATTGACAGTCAATCAGTAAGGAATGATCCAATTAAATCTGAAAGTTTCAGAGAGAGTGTTCTTGAAATGAAGGAAAGTTTGGTTGGTTTTCTTCCCGAAGTTTTAAGTGGTGATGATGCCTCTAAACCATGTGATGGCACAAATGAAGATGGTGTTCACGCAGAAGATAATTCATTTGTTCACAAGATACAACCCAATGTTCCTGTTGGAATTACAGGGCATCCTAGTTACTCATCTAGTACCCAAACTTTACCATATATGTTACCACCAACTCTGCCATTGTCTGCCCCTAGCTCTGTTGGtccatcaccttcatcaagacGGCCTTTATTACATAGTAGTTCCTCGGTGGAATTACCACCTCATGCTTACCAGTTGCCTCCCCCACCTGTTGTTTCACATGCACAGGGTGAGAATGCTGTGATTTTGCCACAAATTTCAAGGGACTATGGTGTAACACAACAAAATGCATTATTCCCTTTTCAGCCCACTACTAGAGATAAATTTGAACCTTCCCCAGCTCTGATTCCCATGCAGAGTCCTCACTTCAGTGTACCACTACCACCTAATTACCCTTGGACATCATTGCCGCTACCACCACCTCCTCCTCTCCCTTCACAAATTGTGCATAATCCCAGCATAGGTTCCGGAGTTTCAACATCATATGTCTCTTCAGAATTTAATCAAACTCAATTGCATTCAAGAGGGGACTTTGTTTCTCTGACTTCTGGTAAGCCTGGATTGCCTTCTCATTCTCAGAGTTCTGAGTTTCAGGATCATGCCTACCCAGCAAATCAATTGCTTTCAGGTCCAAATGTTAGTGGAGAAGACCCTTATAAGCAATTACTCATGCAAGATTCAAACCTTTCAAGCTCTGGTGGTTCACATCCTCTACAAAACCAATATTCCTGGCAGTCAGATGCTATCAGAATACAGCCTTCTGTTGGTGGGAATTTACCTCCAGAAGATCATTTCAAGACATCTTCCCACACACTTGCATCATCACAGCAGCAACAACCAGTGCATAGTTTTCAATATTCTGCATCTGAGGGTAATTTGGGTGTGCCTGGAGAAACTGTTACCTTATCTAGATATCCACCGGATGTTCTGGATAGCAATCATTCAACTTCTCTTCCAACTTTTGTGGGGTCAAGAATTCCTGCTCACTGTAATCCTTATGCTTCAACCTTTGAGCAGCCGCTTACTTCCAAACTCAGTTCAACTATTTTTAGACAAGAAAGTGATGTAATCCATGGCGACAATAATTCTGGGTTGAACCCTACTTCTATAAATAGGGAAGGCGCCGTTGGTGTTGAACCAAAGTCTTCTAGAGCTAATCAGTATGATCCTCTGTTTGACAGCATTGAACCACCATTGTCTTCTCTCaagaaatttgattttgaaaaacaggaagTTACAGGTGAATCCAATGTCAGCCTAAGGCCCAAAAGTTCTAATATGCCATTGGATGCGGAAGAGCAAAATAAGCATGAGGAGGTTGGAGCTGTTGCCTCTACCACTTCTCAAAATAATGATGAATATGGTGAGACTGCAGATGCAGAGGTGGATGATGTTGAAAATGAGAGCCTAAGTAATCATGTGGATGTTGCAAACATGACTCCAGGGGAGGTTGAGATTAATCAGACCAAGTCTccagggaagagaaagaagagcaAGGATTCTAGATCAATGAAGTTGTTCAAAGTTTCCATTGCAAATTTTGTTAAGGAGGTTTTGAAACCGTCATGGCGGCAGGGTAATATGAGTAAAGTTGCATTCAAAACAATTGTGAAAAAAACTGTTGACAAGGTGTCAGGAGCCATGAAAGGCCATCGTATGCCCAAGTCCCAAGCAAAGATAAGCCAATACATTGACTCATCACAGCGAAAGTTGACTAAACTTGTGATGGTAATTGATTTTCTTGTCAATGATAGCTGATATATGTTTACTTTTCCCTGCATTTTCAAGTGCACTGCcatcagtttttttttttaaccaaaatgTGCTTCTGTGCTGCATTAACTTAAGTCCATGCCTCTAAGAGTTATATGGAAATTGTTAGTGACGTTCCTTTCCTTCATTTTCTGTAGGGTTATGTTGACAAGTATGTCAAGTCATAAAGGATGGCGGCGGTGGTGGATGGTTCCGGTGTCGATAGGTGTGACATCATCCCCCTGCAGTGCAAGGCATGCTGGATCATGTGACGGTGGTTGATCAGCATTCCATTCCTGATAGGGTGGTTGTTTCTATCgaatatgtatgtatgtattgTATTTCTCTTTTTGATTCTTGAGGTTAGTTATATTTTCTAGTTTCTCTTTCATGTTGATAATATTTCTAATGAGTAGAGTCAATCTATTAATATTTGCTAAATTGGCCGTTTATTCTTTTTTGTGATTAGCAAATTACTTTTTGTccataaaatttttgaaaaatattaaaagtagctaacatttaatttgttttattttttttaaataaaataagctTTAATTTTATCCGTTTTGACCACGATGACGATGAAGCCTTAACCCAACCCTTGGCATCTCTTGTGGCCGTCGATCAAATGCTTTAAAGTTTAAAGCTTCCAAATATGAAATACGCACCACACAAGCTATATTCGTGCCTTAACGACACATAAAACCAAAATTAGCATGAGACCTGTTACGGCCCGGTCGCGGGTCGACCCGACCCCGTGACGACCCGACCCGAACAGTCGGGCACGCACCGCTCGCTACGCGATCCAGACACGCGTCCTTGACAGCTCTCCGCTACAGCTGTGAGGAAGCTTCGAGGAAAGTGGGCCTGTCCCTGAAGGGCCCACTTCTGACACGGTATAAATGGGGAAGGATCTGTCCTTCTCCCAAGGTACGTCACACTCTACCTTACCCCTTTTTTCGTCTGCGCACTCAACTGACTTGAGCGTcagagtgtcattgcaggtgaCACCCCCTCTCTCTTTTCGAAAGCTCGGAACGTCGGTTCCTCGCCTCACCCTCGTAACCCATTCCAGGCCACGACCCACTTACTCACATAAGGATCACCCCGAACCGTCCGGTACACGATCtaccgaacattggcgccgtctgtgggaaGCGTGCCACCGAAGCTGAATGGAGATCGTGCCAGGTCCAGGGGACCACGGACGCGCGGCGGCCCCTGAGGGGGCGGCTTTCGTTTCCTCACCCCGCGAGCGATTAAGATCCCCTCCACGACGAACCGGGTTGCAGTCGAGAGCTCAAGAGAGGCGCCCCTTCGGAGAAACTGGCAGTGACAGTGCCAGGATAATGCAGGAGCTGCGCCACAGGGTGCAGAACCTGGAGCGCCAACTAGCAGACCAAGAGCATCGTCAGTAGACCTCCGACCCTGATTACTCTCAATCTCCCGAGAGTCGGGGAAGGACCTCCCACCGAAGCAGTCGCTCTCGGCGCACCTCCAAACCGAGATCAGAATCGGAAAATAGCCGGGAGGATCGGGAACGCCCTAGGAGGCGAAACGATACGATCATCTACGCTCGGGGCAAACAGGCGTGCGTCATGCGACGGGATCGTGAAAACAGAGAAGAAAGGTCTGAGAGAACACGGCAACCCGTCATCATGGGTGCCACCCCGTTCCACCGTTCCATCCTCGAGGTCTGGTTGTCGAAG
This sequence is a window from Arachis stenosperma cultivar V10309 chromosome 10, arast.V10309.gnm1.PFL2, whole genome shotgun sequence. Protein-coding genes within it:
- the LOC130955236 gene encoding uncharacterized protein LOC130955236 encodes the protein MYHQVSHGPSLGQGGSHPPPPPPPNAYQQQQPPHHHHNRNPPPPPPQFQQGGPIPVPQGHHMYLHGHGPPNAPSTSSVNLPFQAPPGMVQSAGQYGNGMAAQTFTSVGQNLGAQSHHIPPSPPPVPPSRALPPPPPLPASSQGEILCKPPFGLPPPPPAGYIGNYQVPPVAPPLPPLPSSPPPILPPAPPMTSTSGEVSGTELKAVDSVEKGVASYPSGIASICNYDPNGESGSCREFAASADRNELLSNKSGNLDPPPPPPSEEKTVQKIEALCQLIAENGPDIEDKIRQEEFQNPEYQFLFGGDRTEAAISHTYFLWMKKKYNLEDRWHEKKAEPQLRPLSVDSMGPLYHLHVATENADSDMEMEDDITLSDKDQGPNYAIEALTQQPHQVGEECKMNENTHQLQNSTENDPSNDILANGSSTRGSMGISNQHEGPGNISNFEEMKSAISVTKVHSPVNGSSEVAKVPLGTGFEKSAAPLAEGFIRNGTSDLVEAIDADRDSGQLIRSGSPIKLLQDYASDDTSGNEDEISAGAASGVSIAHKDSRSRLETDIGSKTPSGTQKGFGQLSETTLDNLVQKSKELIEDYHENQVSVAASYETIAVKDKLGSKSNNAEPEDERKSSKFEKNILKVDKFGRHPKEAPTDSDSESDDSHYRQTKRGSKRGRGRSRSRSPEHRSRSRSRRRRKSPRRRRDRRSRSRSRSPRYRRSRSRSPILRRTGDFGGENVKRDRGQCFGFVRGKCHRGASCRFSHHESDKNVRLRRHRNKYDQEVHSQAKHVSDGIRSQGVDQKQERNEKENSVRHANLPNTSGIDSQSVRNDPIKSESFRESVLEMKESLVGFLPEVLSGDDASKPCDGTNEDGVHAEDNSFVHKIQPNVPVGITGHPSYSSSTQTLPYMLPPTLPLSAPSSVGPSPSSRRPLLHSSSSVELPPHAYQLPPPPVVSHAQGENAVILPQISRDYGVTQQNALFPFQPTTRDKFEPSPALIPMQSPHFSVPLPPNYPWTSLPLPPPPPLPSQIVHNPSIGSGVSTSYVSSEFNQTQLHSRGDFVSLTSGKPGLPSHSQSSEFQDHAYPANQLLSGPNVSGEDPYKQLLMQDSNLSSSGGSHPLQNQYSWQSDAIRIQPSVGGNLPPEDHFKTSSHTLASSQQQQPVHSFQYSASEGNLGVPGETVTLSRYPPDVLDSNHSTSLPTFVGSRIPAHCNPYASTFEQPLTSKLSSTIFRQESDVIHGDNNSGLNPTSINREGAVGVEPKSSRANQYDPLFDSIEPPLSSLKKFDFEKQEVTGESNVSLRPKSSNMPLDAEEQNKHEEVGAVASTTSQNNDEYGETADAEVDDVENESLSNHVDVANMTPGEVEINQTKSPGKRKKSKDSRSMKLFKVSIANFVKEVLKPSWRQGNMSKVAFKTIVKKTVDKVSGAMKGHRMPKSQAKISQYIDSSQRKLTKLVMGYVDKYVKS